The sequence TGCGGGTCTTCGAGCAGCACGATGCCGGGCGTCTCGGGCCCGAAGATGATGCCCGCGACGATGAAGAACGGGATGGTCGGCAGGCCGATGCGCCGACCGAACCGGGCGAACAGCCCGGCGACGATCAACGCTCCGCCGAGGACGGCGAGCTCGTTGTCCATGCGCGTCAGCCGCTCGGTGCGATCAGCACCGGCGCCGGAGCAGTCCGGATCAGCGCGCGGTCGAACGCCGGACGCGTGATCGGCTCAGCGGCGGGATCGGCGGCCGGCCCGACCACCAGCACGGGGCACGACACGCGCTTGGCGACGTAGCGCGCGACGCTGCTCCAGCGCTTGGCGCGCGTGCCGAGCACGACGAGGCTCGCGTTGCGCGCCTCCGCGGCCTGCACCAGGCGCACGCCGGTCGGCCCGTGCTCGACGATCCGCTCCGTCTCGCCGTCGGCGGTGAACGCCGGGATCTCCGAATCCAGAAGGCTGTTCGCCACGTGCACCATCAGCACGTCGCCGCCCGTCGCCTTCGCCGCATCGAGCACCGTGTGACCCGCTTCGCTGCGGTCCACGGCGCACAGAACCAGTCCGCTCGTCATGCGGTCCCATGCTCACGGCTGAGTCACCCACGAACCATGGGGAATGGCTCCCAACTTAAAGGCCCTGGGCCTTTAAGTGAGGCGCGCCAAAGTTAAACGTCCAGGACGTTTATCCACCTTTATCCACGACGGCGGGCTCGCAGGACGTCGTCGTGGGTCCAGGGGGACCCGGGCGGCGTGGGGCGGACGCGCGGGCGCTGCTCGTGCACGAGGATCTCCCAGTCGGCGCCGAGCGCGGGCGCGACCGTGTCCGGCAGCAGGTAGTCGGCCGGGTCGAAGCCGCGGGAGCGGGCGAACTCCGGGTTCGGCGGCCCGTGGCCGACCACGAGCAGCGTCCCGTCGACCGCCACGAGTCCGAGCAGGGCCGCGAGCTCCGGCTCGCCGGGCGAGCGCTTGATCGCCGGGTAGTGCGCGGCGACGAGGTCGAACGTCCCCGAGGCCTGGGTGACGCCCGCGGCGACCCACTCGACCTGCACGCCCGCGGAACGGGCCGCCTCGGCGGCACGGCCCAGGGCGACCGTGGACACGTCCAGGCCGGTGACCGTCCAGCCCTGCTGGGCGAGCCAGATCGCGTCGGCGCCCTCACCGCAGCCCACGTCCAGCGCGCGGCCCGGCCGCAGCCCGGCGACCTCGACCGGCAACGGCCCGTTGACGTTCCCGCTGAAGAGCCCACCCTCGTGGCTCGCGTAACGGCCTTCCCACTCGGCGACGTCGTCGTGCATGACGGTCACCGTGGCACCGGCCCACCCCGACGGCAAGTCTCCTTGCCGTCGGGGCAAACGGGCCTCGTGGAGCTAGGGCTGCGTCGTCGACAGCGTGAACGTGACCGTCTTGCTGTACGACCCGGTGCGGAGCGGGTCGTTGGCCTTGATCAGCTGCTTGAACGTGATGCCGACCTGCTCGTTGGAGGTCGGACCGGTCCAGCTGGACTTCGTGAGCTCGATCCGCAGCGGCTCGGCGAGCGTGAACGCGCCGTTGGCCAGCTTGCCGGGCTCGCTGTGCGTCAGCGTCGCGTCACCCGCCGTCGAGATCACGGTCGCCTGGGCGGTCGACGTGTACTCGCGCTCGGCGCCCGGGACGAACGACCCGAGCGACGGGATCGTGCCGATCGACAGCGAGAGCGTCGCCGGGACGCTGCCCGAAGGGGTGCTCTCGCCACCGACCGAGGAGGCCAGCGCGCAGCCGCTGTAGCTGCTGCCGAGCCGGTTCGCGGCGCCGAAGTCCTTCACGTCGGCGCTGTTGCCGGCGCACACCAGCGCGCCCTTGACCGTGCTGCCGGCCAGGATCGGGCCGTATGCGCCCGCGAGGCGGGAGTAGCGCTCGTTGGCCGTGACCTGGGTGTTGCCGGTCAGCGTCAGGCCGCCGTTGAACGTCGAGCCGGCGATCGTGACGTCCTTGGTCGAGCCCTCGACCTTGGCCGCGCCGTTGACCGTCGAGCCGAGGACCTGGACGGCCTCGGCGCCGGTCGCGCTGAGCGAGCCGACCGTGCTGTTCTTCACCAGCACGGACGCGCCCGCGGCGACCGTGACGGCGCCGCTGACGGTCGCGCCGTCGACGCACGTCACGCCCGTCGTCGCGTTGACCGACGCCTGCGTGCCCGTGACGGTCGTGCCGCAGGTCAGCGCGGCGCCCGGGAGCGCCGTCGCCGTGTACTCCTCGGGAACGGAGTAGTTGCCGGCCGGGTCGATCGCGCGGTGCTCGACCTTGTGGGTGCCGAAGCCAGGGATGAACCCGCCGCCCGGGTGGCTGTCGGGCAGATCCTGCTCGAACCCGGCCTTGGAGATGCCGCCCGTGCCGAGGTTGCCGTAGGTCAGCGCCTTGACGACCTGACCGGAGTGGCGGAACTCGTACGGGGACTCGGGCATCGGCTTCTCCGGGAAGCCGAAGTAGACGAACCAGCCGTCCTTGTTGAGGCGGAACTGGCCGACCACGGCCGGTGTGCCTTCGTAGCCCGTGGTGTCGTCCTTCGGGTCCAGCCACATGTCCCAGCCGTTGAAGTAGATCCCGTGCGCGTCCGTGGTGGACTTCGCCGCCGGATCGGACAGACGGCGGTGCGCGGTCGGATCGACGTTGTCGACCCTCCACTCGACCGAGTCCGACAGCGCGCCGTCGCTGACCTTGGCCACCAGCGTGTGCGTGCCCTCCGGCAGGTTGAGCGTGCCGAGGTCCAGCGTGCGGCCGTTGGTCGGGTTCGGGATCGCGGTCCCGTTCAGCGTCCAGGTGACGGGGAGCACGCGGTCGTTCGGGTGGTTGGTGTTCACGTACACGATCTCGTCACCCGCGAGCGGGCGGACGTTCGCGGTGTGCGCGGTGATGTCCGCCTCGGCGGGGGAGGCCGTGACCGTGCCCTCGCCGACGGTGAACGTGCGTGACTGCACGAAGCGCGAGCCGTTGAAGCCCGAGTCCGTCGCGCTGTTGTTCGTGGACGGGTTGCGCACCCAGTCGATGCCGTCCGGCCCGACCGGGTCGCGGACCTCGGCGTACACGGTGGTGCCCGGCGCCAGGTTCAGCGGCTCCAGGTCGAGGTTGCGGCCGGTGCCGAGGATCGCCCCGGTCGGGCCGCCGTTGCGCCAGGTGACGGTGACGGCATGGAAGCGCGGGTTGCCCGGCTCCACCCACAGCACCTGGTCCTTGGCGACCGTGCCGGCCGTGGTGTTCTGCACGCTCATCTGGCCTGAGTTGCGCATGCCCGTGACGCGGGCGACCATGTGCTCGAGGCCGACCTGGTCGAAGTCGAAGCCGATCCAGCGCATCATCGAGTGCGAGGACGGGCGCTTCTGGCCGCACGGGTACGTGCCGCCGCCCTCATAGGCACCGATCTTCCCGCCGGAGAGGCTCTCCTCGCCGATCCAGCGCCACCACTTCGTCTGGCGCGTCAGCATCTCGGCCGCGGTGAGGATCGTGTGGTGGAACGAGCTCGGCTCGTTGCCCGTGTAGCAGGGGCGGATCACGTCTCGCGAGGAGTACGGGTACTCGTCGGCGAGCGTGCCGAGCGAGTGCCCGATCTCGTGCAGGGAGATCAGCGGCCCCTGCGGCGAGCCACCCGAGGTCGTCGCCTGCGTGCCGCCGATGCCGCCGTAGGTGAAGGTGTTGAAGATCGCCAGCGTCTGGATGTTCTGCGACGTGCGCGGGATGCCCAGCACGGGCGCGACGTACGTGTCCAGGATCCGGTTGTGGGCCTGGTTGCCGGTCTCGCACGGGTTCACGCCGGCCGGGTAGTAAGCGGCGTCGTTGGCGCAGTTGAGCGGCGCGCCGCCGTAGACGGTGCCACGCGACAGCGGGTCGGCACAACCGTTCTGGTAGATCATCCGCAGCGCGGTGCGCTTGCCGTCGATCGGGCCCTCGCGGACGCCGGTGTCACGGACCGTGCCGTCGGCGGCGCGGACGCGGCCGTCGGGGTCACAGCGGACGCCGTAGTCGATCGACGCGAGCTCGACCGCGTAGATGTTGATGTAGTTGCGGTAGGTCCGGAACGGCTCCGTGGCCCACATGACCGCCAGGTTGCGATCGAGGTCGCGACGGAACAGCTCCTGCTGGTCCTTCTGGTAGCCGTCGCCCATGATCACGAAGTTCAGGCGCTGGGCGGGCGGCCCGGTCACCTGGATCGGTACGACCTTCGGATCCGGCAACGGCGCCGGTGGATCCTGCGCCTGCGCCGCGCTCACGAAGGCGCACAGCATCAAGATGGCCGCGACCGCGGCCTTTACGCACCTGCTCATCAACTTCCCCTCTTCCCTCGGTGAACCCGTTCATCTGACGCTAACCGCGCTCACCGCGGGCTCGCATCGGACAAACGCCGGAATCCGGCCCGTACGGCGTCGGACAGGGGGAGGATTGGCCGTTCAGGTGGCGGCGACGGCGCCGGTCGCGAGCAGGATCAGCACGAGGCTGCCGAGCGCGACGCGGTACACGATGAACACCGTGTAGGTGTGATGGGCGATGAAGCGCAGCAGCCACGCGACCGCGGCGTAGGCGACGACGAAGCTGGTGAAGGTGGCGACGAGCGTGGCGGTCCAGCCGACCCCGTCGGCGATCTCGTCGAACTTGGTCACGGCCTGGAGGAGCGTCGCGCCGGTGAGCGCCGGGATCGACAGGAAGAAGGCCATCTTCGTGGCGGTCACGCGGTCCAGCCCGCGCAGCAGGCCGGCGGACATCGTCGCGCCCGAGCGCGAGATCCCGGGGATCACCGCGAGGCACTGGGCGACGCCGATGATCAGCGTGTCGCGCCAGGTGACCTGCTCCTCGGAGCGCGTCTGCGTGGCGGTGCGGTCGGCGAACAGCATCACGAAGCTGAAGCCGATCAACGCGCAGCCCACGAACCACAGGTTGCGCAGCGTCGTCTCGATCGCGTCCTGGAACAGCAGGCCGACGATGCCGATCGGGATCGTGCCGAGGATCAGCGCCCAGGCGAACTTGTAGTCGGCGTCCCCGCGCTCGGCGGGGGAGCGGATCCCGCGGAACCAGGCGGTCAGGAACCGCCACAGGTCGCGGCGGAAGAACAGCAGCGTGGCCAGCACGGCGCCGCTCTGGATGATCGCCGTGAAGGCGGTGATGTCAGGGTCGTCGATCTGGTAGCCGAGGAGCTTCTCGAGCACGGTCAGGTGGCCGGTGCTGGAGATCGGCAGGAACTCGGTCAGGCCTTCGACGGCGCCGAGCAGGATGGCTTCGAGCACGTTCATCGGGCGGGCCGATCCTAGAAGGCGCTCTCGGACACCCGCTGAGAGGCGCTCATCTGGATCCGTCCCTCACGCCCAACGGTCGATGACCAGGGGGTGACGATCGGACGGAGTCGATTCCTTGTGGTGCTCGCGACCTGCGTCGCGGCGTGCGTGCCCACGGCCACGGCCGACGCGGCCGTTGACCCCCAGCAGCTCGAGGCGCTCGACCGCCAGGGCGCGACGGAGATCGTCGTCCGGCGCGAGCCGGGCCTGACCGCGGCCGAGCGCGCGGACGTCCGCGCGGACGCGGACGTCGAGCTCGAGCGGCGCAGCCCGATCGTCGACACCGAGCTCGTGACCGCC comes from Solirubrobacter pauli and encodes:
- a CDS encoding universal stress protein; translated protein: MTSGLVLCAVDRSEAGHTVLDAAKATGGDVLMVHVANSLLDSEIPAFTADGETERIVEHGPTGVRLVQAAEARNASLVVLGTRAKRWSSVARYVAKRVSCPVLVVGPAADPAAEPITRPAFDRALIRTAPAPVLIAPSG
- a CDS encoding class I SAM-dependent methyltransferase — its product is MHDDVAEWEGRYASHEGGLFSGNVNGPLPVEVAGLRPGRALDVGCGEGADAIWLAQQGWTVTGLDVSTVALGRAAEAARSAGVQVEWVAAGVTQASGTFDLVAAHYPAIKRSPGEPELAALLGLVAVDGTLLVVGHGPPNPEFARSRGFDPADYLLPDTVAPALGADWEILVHEQRPRVRPTPPGSPWTHDDVLRARRRG
- a CDS encoding undecaprenyl-diphosphate phosphatase produces the protein MNVLEAILLGAVEGLTEFLPISSTGHLTVLEKLLGYQIDDPDITAFTAIIQSGAVLATLLFFRRDLWRFLTAWFRGIRSPAERGDADYKFAWALILGTIPIGIVGLLFQDAIETTLRNLWFVGCALIGFSFVMLFADRTATQTRSEEQVTWRDTLIIGVAQCLAVIPGISRSGATMSAGLLRGLDRVTATKMAFFLSIPALTGATLLQAVTKFDEIADGVGWTATLVATFTSFVVAYAAVAWLLRFIAHHTYTVFIVYRVALGSLVLILLATGAVAAT
- a CDS encoding M64 family metallopeptidase, encoding MSRCVKAAVAAILMLCAFVSAAQAQDPPAPLPDPKVVPIQVTGPPAQRLNFVIMGDGYQKDQQELFRRDLDRNLAVMWATEPFRTYRNYINIYAVELASIDYGVRCDPDGRVRAADGTVRDTGVREGPIDGKRTALRMIYQNGCADPLSRGTVYGGAPLNCANDAAYYPAGVNPCETGNQAHNRILDTYVAPVLGIPRTSQNIQTLAIFNTFTYGGIGGTQATTSGGSPQGPLISLHEIGHSLGTLADEYPYSSRDVIRPCYTGNEPSSFHHTILTAAEMLTRQTKWWRWIGEESLSGGKIGAYEGGGTYPCGQKRPSSHSMMRWIGFDFDQVGLEHMVARVTGMRNSGQMSVQNTTAGTVAKDQVLWVEPGNPRFHAVTVTWRNGGPTGAILGTGRNLDLEPLNLAPGTTVYAEVRDPVGPDGIDWVRNPSTNNSATDSGFNGSRFVQSRTFTVGEGTVTASPAEADITAHTANVRPLAGDEIVYVNTNHPNDRVLPVTWTLNGTAIPNPTNGRTLDLGTLNLPEGTHTLVAKVSDGALSDSVEWRVDNVDPTAHRRLSDPAAKSTTDAHGIYFNGWDMWLDPKDDTTGYEGTPAVVGQFRLNKDGWFVYFGFPEKPMPESPYEFRHSGQVVKALTYGNLGTGGISKAGFEQDLPDSHPGGGFIPGFGTHKVEHRAIDPAGNYSVPEEYTATALPGAALTCGTTVTGTQASVNATTGVTCVDGATVSGAVTVAAGASVLVKNSTVGSLSATGAEAVQVLGSTVNGAAKVEGSTKDVTIAGSTFNGGLTLTGNTQVTANERYSRLAGAYGPILAGSTVKGALVCAGNSADVKDFGAANRLGSSYSGCALASSVGGESTPSGSVPATLSLSIGTIPSLGSFVPGAEREYTSTAQATVISTAGDATLTHSEPGKLANGAFTLAEPLRIELTKSSWTGPTSNEQVGITFKQLIKANDPLRTGSYSKTVTFTLSTTQP